Genomic window (Streptomyces liliiviolaceus):
CTGTAGGCGCCGAACCAGTCGAGGTAGGAGTATCCCCAGCCGGCGGGCGGGAACGGGTCGGGCAGGCCGCTCATCTCCGAGGTGCCGGCGAAGGCCTGCGCGATGGGGCCGATGGTGCGGAAGCGTCCGTAGATCCCCTTGGTGCCCATGCCTGACTGCTTGGCGTAGATGATGTCCGGTCTGATGTCCCGCAGTACGTCGTAGCCGAGCCCCCAGCTCTCCATCACCCCGGGTGAGAAGCCCTCGGAGACGACCGTGCTCTGCGCGACGAGCCGCTTGGCGAGGGCGAGCCCTTCGGGGTGCTTGACGTTGAGCGAGATGCCGCGCTTGCCGGGATTCTTGTTGTTGTACTGGGCGCCGACGGGGCCGCCGAGGTCGGCGGGCCAGCGGGAGGGGACCGGTGCGACGGCCCGCTCGCGCGCCTCGCGGCCGCCGACCGGCGCGCCGCCCCGGCGGGGGTCGAGGTTCTTGTGCCACTCGACCTTGATCACCTCCGCGCCCAGGGAGGCGAGGAACCGGGTCGCTCCGGCGGAGGCCAGCATCCAGGTGAAGTCGAGGATGCGTACGCCCTGCAACGGGAACGGGCGGCCGTGCACGGACAGTTGGTCGGGGCCCGGGCGCGGCACTTCCCTGATCCGGGTGCGCGGTCTCGTGGTGAGGACCGGCTCGCGGTCCTCGTCGAGGCGCGGCGCGCGGCGGCCGGCCGCCCAACCGGTCCCGGTGCTGACCCACTTGCTCACCGGGTAGCGCAGGCTGCGGCCGAGTTCCGGGTGCTCAACCTCGGCGTAGGTGCCGCGTTGCAGCCAGTGCTCGTCGTAGGCGTTCTCGTGCGGCTTGCGCACCGGCACCCACATCAGGCCCGCCTCCTGCGCCTGCCGCCAGGGCACGTCCTCGTGCAGGTAGCGGCGCACGGTGTGCTCGACCGCGTCCATGTTGCGTGCGGCGCCGCCCTCCATGCCGGGCAGTACGCGGGAGTCCTGTTCCTTCTCGTCGCTGCCGTCGCTGACGTCGTGGGCGCCGATGCCGTGCTCCTCGATGAAGGGCTTGAGCAGCTTGGCGTTGCGGGTGCTGGCGAGGGTGTAGCGGCCGTCCTTGCTGGCGAAGACGGAGCGGTGGACGGAGACGGCGGGCGCCGAGTGACGGCAGGTCTGGCGGTTGAAGGGTGTGCGCAGGCAGGCCCACGACATGAGGTCGCCCTCGGTGTTCTTCGCGACCGCCTCGTGCAGCGCGCAGGACAGGTACTGGCCCTCGCCCGTGGTGGCCCGGCGCATCAGCGCGGCGACGATGGTGAACGCCATCTGCTCGCCGCCGATGGCGTAGGTGTGGCCGAGCTGGGGGGCGATCGGGGGCAGGTCGTAGCGTCCGGCGGGGTCGGGGTCGTAGCCGCAGTTCATCACCGGTCCGCCGAGCGCCAGGTGCACCAGGTCGGAGGCCTTCCAGTGCCGCCAGGGGCCGGTGTCGCCGAACGGGGTGATACGTGCGTAGATCAGCTTCGGGTAGCGGGACCGCAGCGCGTCGCTGCCCAGTCCGCGCTCTTCGAGGTGGTCGATGTCTCCGGCGTCGAGCACGACGTCGGCGTCGCCGGCGAGTTCCGCGAACCGCGCCACGTCGGCGGGGTCGTCCAGGTCGAGGACGACCGACTTCTTCCCGCGGTTGTGGGCCCAGAAGTGCAGCGAGCGGTCGGGGCCCGGCACATCGTCGACGAACGGTCCCATGCGACGGCTCGCGGCACCCGCCGGTGGTTCGATTCTGATCACTTCGGCGCCGAGTCCGGCGAGCGCGAGCCCGCAGTACTCGCCCTTCTGGTCGCCGAACTCAAGGACTCGGATCCCGGCGAGACTTCCCGGGTTCGCACTGTCGGTCACGGGAGGGCCTTCCATCACGGTCACTTATCTTGAACAATATTAGACCATGATTGGCAGCGCGGGCGAGATCGAGTCAACAAGCCTTCCACCACGTCAGCAACGGCTCGTACGTGACTGGTCCAGCGCTTCTTATTATGCTGCTAGTTGTATATGGTCCGGCTACTACCTATGGTTGGGGCTACTATGGCTCATACATCATCCGCCCGGCCGCTCGCCGGACTACGCGTTCTCGATTTCTCCCGGGTGGTGTCGGGACCCTTCTCCTCCCAACTGCTCGCGGATCTCGGTGCCGAGGTCGTCCGCGTGCAGGCACTCCCGGCCGACACCGCCGCAGCCGACGCAGATCCCGGACCGCTGACCGAGGCGGAACTCTTCACCTGGGGTATCGGCCGCAACAA
Coding sequences:
- a CDS encoding CaiB/BaiF CoA-transferase family protein, whose translation is MTDSANPGSLAGIRVLEFGDQKGEYCGLALAGLGAEVIRIEPPAGAASRRMGPFVDDVPGPDRSLHFWAHNRGKKSVVLDLDDPADVARFAELAGDADVVLDAGDIDHLEERGLGSDALRSRYPKLIYARITPFGDTGPWRHWKASDLVHLALGGPVMNCGYDPDPAGRYDLPPIAPQLGHTYAIGGEQMAFTIVAALMRRATTGEGQYLSCALHEAVAKNTEGDLMSWACLRTPFNRQTCRHSAPAVSVHRSVFASKDGRYTLASTRNAKLLKPFIEEHGIGAHDVSDGSDEKEQDSRVLPGMEGGAARNMDAVEHTVRRYLHEDVPWRQAQEAGLMWVPVRKPHENAYDEHWLQRGTYAEVEHPELGRSLRYPVSKWVSTGTGWAAGRRAPRLDEDREPVLTTRPRTRIREVPRPGPDQLSVHGRPFPLQGVRILDFTWMLASAGATRFLASLGAEVIKVEWHKNLDPRRGGAPVGGREARERAVAPVPSRWPADLGGPVGAQYNNKNPGKRGISLNVKHPEGLALAKRLVAQSTVVSEGFSPGVMESWGLGYDVLRDIRPDIIYAKQSGMGTKGIYGRFRTIGPIAQAFAGTSEMSGLPDPFPPAGWGYSYLDWFGAYSFALAILSALYHHQQTGQGQAIDASQCEVGLFMTAVPTLDFQVNGREWQRAGNRSPYGTAAPEGIYRCAGTDRWIAITCETEDEWVALAKEAGHPEWLEQPEFATLEARGRHRAELDKLIGAWTSELDAFALMEQLQTAGVPAGTAQTAEDRVEHDPQLAALDWLTELDATDFGRWPVAAPSVKLSDTPQYAGGPVDAGAPTYGEHNHDVYGRLLGLSADEVDELAADGII